The following nucleotide sequence is from Halorussus caseinilyticus.
CCGGTCACGCGGCCGTCTTCGCGCTGGGTCACGTCCTTGACCACCGTGTCGTAGTGGAACTCGACGCCCGCGCGCTCCGCGCCTTCGATGATGCGCCGACCGTATTCCCACCGGTCGATGACCGCCAACTCGCCGGGCACCGGAATCTCCAGCACCGTGTTCTCTTGAGGAATCTCGAACCGGCCGTGGTCTACCCCCGTGTTGGTGAACGACGGTTCGAGTTGGGACTTCGGGATGGCCTCGGGGAAGGCGTCCGCGCCCTTCAGGGCGTCACCGCAGGCGATGTGGCCCGCTTCCTCCTCGGTCTTTCGCTCCACTACGACGACATCGTATCCTTCGCGTGCGGCGGTCGCGGCGGCGTAACAACCGGCCGTCCCCGCCCCGACGACGACGATGTCGCACTCGTGCGTAGCCATGCATTCGGCTACGAGACGGAGGGGGCAAAACTCTTTATACGCGAAGCGGCATCCTGTCGACGCACGGGGGACAGCCCCGGCGATAAAGAGTAAAGTGCGGGAGTTTCGTAGCACGAGGCATGACCGAGTACACCGTCGAGTTCGTCGGCACGGGCGAGAGCATCGAAGTCTCGGACAAAGAGACCATCCTGAGCAAGTGCATCGAGGAGGGCGTCGCACAGGAGTACTCCTGTCGCGTCGGGATGTGTCTGGCTTGCTCGGCCGAAATCGTGGAGGGCGACGTGACCCAACCCGCGGCCCGCGGCCTGACCGACGAGGAGGCCGAGGAGTACGCCCTGACCTGCATGGCCCGACCCAACAGCGACCTCGTGTTGGACCGGGGGAAGTACCCGCCGAGCATCGAGGACGACGCTACGGCGATGGAGAACGAAGCGGCGGCCGCCGACGACTGATACCCGAACGCTACTCCCGATTCTGCTCGAACCACTCCGCCCCGTAGTCCACGAGCGCTCGCTGGGAGACGAGTTTCGCGTCCGCCATGCCGACCTGTCCCCGAGTGACCGCCTCCGGGTGGTCGTCCTCGAAGTCCGCGCCCGCGTCGGCGAAGTCGTCGGCGTCGTACGCGAGGTGTTCGAGCGTAATCGTCTCTTTCTCGCCGTCGTCGTCGAGAACCGTCGTGGTGTGGGTCG
It contains:
- a CDS encoding 2Fe-2S iron-sulfur cluster-binding protein, which encodes MTEYTVEFVGTGESIEVSDKETILSKCIEEGVAQEYSCRVGMCLACSAEIVEGDVTQPAARGLTDEEAEEYALTCMARPNSDLVLDRGKYPPSIEDDATAMENEAAAADD